In the genome of Prosthecobacter algae, one region contains:
- a CDS encoding sulfatase: MRRILLTCAGLLATSLSAAPKGPPNILFLFSDDLASQAISSYGDERKLLETPGIDRLAKEGIRFNRCLVTNSICGPMRAVIQTGKYSHLNGFHNNSNSRFDGNQQTFPKLLQKGGYTTAVIGKWHLMTDPQGFDYWNVLPGQGIYYNPPMIENGQEVKHTGYVTDIITEQGLKWLEGRDKTKPFMLMLQHKAPHREWEPALRHLDHDKGRVYPEPATLFDNFEGRSKAVSDHDMGLDRTITERDMKLVAPASLNEEQRKAWNAYYDPINKKYNEAPPTGKDLIKWRYQRYMHDYLGCVKGVDESIATVLDYLDKSGLAENTVVICSSDQGFYLGEHGWFDKRWIFEESLTTPFLVRWPGVAKAGSTNGSIVSLLDLAQTFLDIAGQPQPADMQGHSLVPLFKGETPADWRKSFYYHYYEFPVPHRVRPHYGVITDRYKLIHYYAPDVDDWELLDRQKDPLETQSFYKDPAYADTVKELKTELSRLQTEVKEILPPPRLTHGNKAFDGEVNPPVPQNAKGMGKGKGKGKKKQAE; this comes from the coding sequence ATGCGACGAATCCTCCTCACTTGCGCCGGTTTGCTGGCCACTTCTCTTTCGGCTGCTCCGAAAGGACCGCCGAACATCCTTTTCCTCTTTTCGGACGATCTCGCCTCCCAGGCTATCTCCAGTTATGGCGACGAGCGCAAGCTGCTTGAGACCCCGGGGATAGATCGCCTCGCCAAAGAGGGCATTCGGTTTAATCGCTGCCTGGTTACAAACTCCATCTGCGGCCCCATGCGCGCCGTGATCCAGACGGGCAAATATTCGCACCTGAACGGCTTTCACAACAACAGCAACAGCCGCTTCGATGGCAACCAGCAGACCTTCCCTAAGCTGCTGCAAAAAGGCGGTTATACCACCGCGGTCATTGGCAAATGGCATCTGATGACCGACCCTCAGGGGTTCGACTATTGGAACGTCCTTCCCGGCCAGGGTATTTACTACAACCCGCCCATGATCGAAAACGGCCAGGAGGTGAAACACACCGGTTACGTCACTGACATCATCACCGAGCAGGGCCTCAAGTGGCTGGAAGGTCGCGACAAGACCAAGCCTTTCATGCTGATGCTTCAGCACAAGGCACCTCATCGGGAATGGGAACCGGCTCTGCGCCACCTGGACCACGACAAGGGCCGTGTTTATCCAGAGCCCGCCACCTTGTTTGACAATTTCGAAGGTCGCAGCAAGGCCGTTAGCGATCACGACATGGGGCTGGACCGCACCATCACCGAGCGTGACATGAAGCTCGTCGCACCGGCCTCCCTGAATGAGGAGCAGCGCAAAGCCTGGAATGCGTATTACGACCCGATTAACAAAAAGTATAACGAAGCACCGCCCACTGGAAAAGACCTCATCAAATGGCGCTACCAGCGTTACATGCATGATTACCTGGGATGCGTGAAAGGGGTGGACGAAAGCATCGCCACGGTTCTCGATTACCTGGACAAATCCGGCCTCGCCGAAAATACCGTCGTCATTTGCAGCAGTGACCAGGGTTTCTACCTCGGAGAGCACGGCTGGTTTGACAAACGCTGGATCTTTGAGGAATCCCTCACCACCCCCTTCCTGGTCCGCTGGCCAGGAGTGGCCAAGGCGGGCAGCACCAATGGCAGCATCGTTTCCTTGCTGGACCTTGCCCAGACCTTCCTGGACATCGCGGGTCAGCCGCAACCTGCGGACATGCAGGGCCATTCCCTGGTGCCGCTTTTCAAAGGCGAGACGCCTGCGGACTGGCGCAAAAGCTTCTACTACCACTACTACGAGTTCCCCGTGCCCCATCGCGTGCGCCCACACTATGGCGTGATCACCGACCGCTACAAACTCATCCATTACTATGCCCCAGACGTGGATGACTGGGAGCTGCTGGACCGTCAAAAGGACCCTCTAGAAACCCAGAGTTTCTACAAAGACCCAGCTTATGCAGACACTGTCAAAGAGCTCAAAACCGAGCTCTCACGCTTGCAAACCGAGGTCAAAGAAATCCTGCCTCCCCCACGCCTGACGCATGGCAACAAAGCCTTCGATGGCGAGGTGAATCCCCCAGTCCCCCAGAATGCCAAAGGCATGGGCAAGGGCAAAGGAAAGGGCAAAAAGAAACAGGCCGAGTGA
- a CDS encoding PQQ-binding-like beta-propeller repeat protein: MKPYVLPAFLLFSLSAQAADWPTFRGADRKDISSETGLLKKWPSNGPKQVWLNKDVGLGYAGFAVVGDTVYTLGARDVVEYVIAVDAATGKEKWAAEAGALLTNGWGDGPRSSPTVDGDKVYAMGGKGTLVCLSAADGKEIWRTTMDSLGGKVPGWGYCESPLVDGDLVIVTPGGAQGTLAAFDKATGKKVWQSAEWTDPAQYSSIIAVDHNGARQLIQLTMQSVAGVNAADGKLLWKTEFPGKTAVIPTPLFQDGQVFVAAGYGVGCKSFKVKAGNEIEELYASTDMVNHHGGMVLVDGHLYGYSDKAGWTCLDFKTGAVKWAEKKLLGKGALHSADGMLYLLEEKTGTVVLIEANPKGWEEHGRFTLQPQTTQRNPKGMIWTHPVVSGGKLYLRDQELLFSFDVSGK, from the coding sequence ATGAAGCCTTACGTTTTGCCTGCCTTCCTGCTGTTCAGCCTTTCTGCCCAGGCCGCCGACTGGCCCACCTTTCGTGGGGCTGACCGTAAAGACATCTCCTCGGAAACAGGGCTGCTGAAAAAGTGGCCGTCGAACGGCCCGAAGCAGGTGTGGCTCAACAAGGACGTGGGGCTTGGTTATGCAGGCTTCGCGGTGGTTGGAGACACGGTTTATACGCTCGGGGCACGCGATGTGGTGGAGTACGTGATCGCCGTGGATGCGGCAACCGGTAAGGAAAAATGGGCAGCAGAAGCCGGGGCTCTACTGACCAATGGCTGGGGCGATGGCCCTCGCAGCAGCCCGACGGTGGATGGCGATAAAGTTTATGCCATGGGGGGGAAGGGCACTCTCGTTTGTTTGAGCGCCGCCGATGGTAAGGAAATCTGGAGAACGACCATGGATAGCCTGGGCGGCAAGGTGCCAGGATGGGGCTATTGCGAAAGCCCTTTGGTCGATGGAGATCTCGTCATCGTGACCCCTGGGGGTGCGCAAGGCACGCTGGCTGCCTTCGATAAAGCCACAGGCAAAAAAGTCTGGCAGTCGGCGGAATGGACTGACCCTGCGCAGTACTCTTCCATCATTGCGGTGGATCACAATGGCGCACGCCAGCTCATTCAGCTCACCATGCAGAGCGTGGCCGGCGTGAATGCTGCTGATGGCAAGCTGCTTTGGAAGACCGAGTTTCCTGGCAAAACAGCCGTGATCCCCACCCCGCTCTTTCAAGATGGGCAGGTCTTTGTCGCGGCCGGTTACGGCGTGGGCTGCAAATCCTTCAAGGTCAAGGCAGGCAACGAGATCGAAGAACTCTATGCGAGCACTGACATGGTAAACCATCACGGTGGCATGGTGCTGGTGGATGGTCATCTTTATGGTTATTCTGACAAGGCTGGCTGGACCTGTCTGGACTTCAAAACCGGGGCCGTGAAATGGGCCGAGAAAAAGCTGCTGGGTAAAGGCGCTCTGCACAGCGCCGATGGAATGCTGTATCTGCTGGAGGAAAAGACCGGCACGGTGGTGCTTATCGAGGCCAACCCCAAAGGCTGGGAAGAGCATGGTCGTTTCACCCTCCAGCCGCAGACAACTCAGCGGAACCCAAAGGGCATGATATGGACCCACCCTGTGGTGAGCGGTGGCAAGCTTTACCTGCGCGATCAGGAGCTTCTGTTCTCCTTTGACGTGAGCGGCAAGTAA
- a CDS encoding prephenate dehydrogenase has translation MERTIAIFGPGLLGGSLALAVQERMPGTVLRLWARRESAEAGIRARGIQADFFTDAAAAAAGASLIILCTPVETMAALAEQITQGQLADDCLVTDVGSVKGSVVRALHPILGPRFIGSHPMAGSEKTGIEVARADLFQNATCLLTPEGQENAGLLRLQNFWQALGCRVLEMSPEEHDEKVARISHLPHMMAAVTTLAALRTDPSAVACVANGFRDTTRVAGGDPGLWTGIAMENRPALVAQLRAAADTLTELLEILDKPDEEELRRFLAEAQSLRRTVPAAVS, from the coding sequence GTGGAAAGAACCATTGCCATTTTTGGCCCCGGCTTGCTCGGCGGCTCTCTGGCGCTTGCTGTACAGGAACGGATGCCCGGGACTGTGCTGCGCCTGTGGGCCCGGCGAGAAAGTGCTGAAGCAGGCATCCGCGCCCGCGGAATCCAGGCGGACTTTTTCACCGATGCCGCAGCGGCCGCCGCAGGAGCTTCCCTGATTATTCTCTGCACTCCTGTGGAGACTATGGCCGCCCTGGCCGAGCAAATCACCCAAGGCCAACTCGCCGACGATTGCCTGGTCACCGATGTCGGCAGTGTGAAAGGCAGCGTGGTCCGCGCCCTGCACCCCATTCTGGGCCCACGTTTCATCGGCAGCCATCCCATGGCGGGTTCTGAAAAAACCGGCATTGAAGTGGCCCGGGCAGATCTTTTTCAAAACGCCACCTGCCTGCTGACTCCTGAAGGCCAAGAAAACGCCGGGCTTCTGCGGCTGCAAAATTTCTGGCAGGCCCTGGGATGCAGGGTGCTGGAGATGTCCCCCGAGGAGCACGATGAAAAGGTGGCCCGTATTTCCCACCTGCCGCACATGATGGCCGCTGTGACCACCCTGGCAGCCCTGCGCACTGATCCCTCGGCTGTCGCGTGCGTGGCCAATGGCTTTCGCGACACCACCCGCGTGGCCGGTGGCGACCCAGGTCTGTGGACGGGCATCGCCATGGAAAACCGCCCGGCCCTGGTGGCCCAATTGCGTGCTGCGGCTGACACTTTGACAGAGCTTCTTGAAATCCTCGACAAGCCGGACGAAGAAGAACTCCGCCGCTTCCTTGCTGAGGCCCAAAGCCTGCGCAGGACCGTCCCGGCGGCAGTCTCCTGA
- a CDS encoding Gfo/Idh/MocA family oxidoreductase, with the protein MTSILTRRQFAQTTGAAAILTTASSLRAQQKADSSETLRIGLVGCGGRGTGAASQALGADYNAKIVAMADVDEKQIEGSINSLAQKYPDRVDVKPDKKFIGLDAYQKLIDSGVDVVLLASPPGFRPLHLMAAVDAGKHIFAEKPMAVDTIGYHLAMAAVKKAAEKKLNIVAGYCWRYSSSRKEAFSRLQEGQIGDVTSILATYHTGPVKPMPPASGRPAGMSDVEWQVRNWYNFSWLSGDSIVEQAVHSVDKLCWAMGDKPPLSCIATGGRQIPAEDGNIFDHFHAAYEWGNGIYCHLANRQIKGCQGHNQDIIRGEKGVLIIGKGSVPFIDGPKRWRFKGEDKNMYDLEHEALFNAIRKGEVINDGDRMMLSTLVGIMGREAAYTGQLLTWQQMLDCTQDLAPDTLKWGDSFKPTSMPMPGVTKFQLPEAKRPEDQAKEKKGA; encoded by the coding sequence ATGACTTCCATTTTAACCCGCCGCCAATTCGCCCAGACCACTGGGGCCGCCGCCATTCTCACCACTGCCAGCTCGCTGCGTGCGCAGCAAAAGGCTGATTCCAGTGAAACCCTCCGCATTGGCCTGGTCGGCTGTGGCGGCCGTGGTACTGGGGCTGCCTCTCAGGCTTTGGGGGCAGACTACAATGCCAAAATCGTCGCCATGGCGGATGTGGATGAAAAGCAGATCGAAGGCAGCATCAACAGTCTGGCCCAGAAGTATCCCGATCGCGTGGATGTGAAGCCGGACAAGAAGTTCATCGGCCTGGATGCTTACCAGAAGCTCATTGATTCCGGCGTGGACGTCGTCCTGCTGGCCAGCCCTCCAGGGTTCCGCCCGCTGCACCTCATGGCGGCAGTGGATGCTGGGAAGCACATCTTTGCCGAGAAACCCATGGCGGTGGACACCATCGGTTATCACCTCGCTATGGCCGCAGTGAAGAAAGCGGCGGAAAAGAAGCTGAATATCGTGGCTGGCTACTGCTGGCGCTACAGCAGCTCCCGCAAGGAAGCCTTTTCACGGCTGCAAGAAGGCCAGATCGGTGACGTGACCAGTATTTTGGCCACCTATCACACGGGCCCTGTGAAGCCGATGCCACCTGCCAGTGGTCGCCCAGCAGGAATGAGCGATGTGGAGTGGCAGGTGCGCAACTGGTACAATTTCTCCTGGCTTAGCGGCGACAGCATCGTGGAGCAGGCCGTGCACAGCGTGGACAAACTGTGTTGGGCCATGGGGGACAAGCCGCCGCTTAGCTGCATTGCCACTGGCGGGCGCCAGATCCCGGCGGAGGACGGCAATATTTTTGACCACTTTCATGCCGCCTACGAGTGGGGCAATGGCATCTACTGCCACTTGGCCAACCGCCAGATCAAAGGCTGCCAAGGGCATAACCAAGACATCATCCGGGGTGAGAAGGGCGTTCTCATCATTGGCAAAGGCTCGGTTCCTTTCATTGACGGGCCGAAGCGCTGGCGCTTCAAAGGCGAGGACAAAAACATGTACGACCTGGAGCATGAAGCTCTCTTCAATGCCATCCGCAAAGGCGAGGTCATCAATGATGGTGATCGCATGATGCTTTCCACTCTGGTGGGGATCATGGGTCGCGAGGCCGCCTACACAGGTCAGCTTCTGACCTGGCAGCAGATGCTGGATTGCACGCAGGATCTGGCGCCTGATACATTGAAATGGGGGGACAGCTTCAAGCCCACTTCTATGCCGATGCCAGGCGTTACCAAGTTCCAGCTTCCAGAAGCGAAGCGGCCTGAAGACCAGGCGAAGGAAAAGAAGGGCGCGTAA
- the aroA gene encoding 3-phosphoshikimate 1-carboxyvinyltransferase — protein MATLKVRKLKSFPAEISVPGDKSISHRAAMFAGMASGTTVIDGFLPSEDCLCSVKAMEALGAKVEPLEETDGIGLTKLAITGNGPQLKAPSGPVDCGNSGTTIRLLSGILAGQAFTTEMFGDASLSKRPMKRVADPLRLMGAQVEGQGEKICAPLKVTGGSLQAITYTLPMASAQVKSAILLAGLYAPGKTTVVEPVATRNHTERIMSHFGIKWLREGNAISVYGGQSARATDIVVPGDISSAAFWMVAAAASPGQQITLKNVGLNPTRTGVINVLLRMGAHIHNSEETTDGEPRGNVTVKGGDLNATVIGGAEIPNVIDELPILAVAAALARGKTRIQDAHELRVKETDRIAAVAENLRRMGVTVTEFDDGMEIEGGAQLQGATISTYHDHRIAMAFAIAGLFAEGETVIEGSECIGTSYPGFEHDLALFLKNENGETPIPVISRIPRKVG, from the coding sequence ATGGCCACTCTGAAAGTCCGAAAGCTCAAATCCTTCCCCGCCGAAATCTCCGTTCCTGGCGACAAAAGCATCAGTCACCGCGCCGCCATGTTTGCGGGCATGGCCTCCGGCACCACCGTCATTGACGGCTTTCTGCCCAGCGAAGACTGCCTCTGCTCCGTCAAGGCCATGGAAGCCCTGGGTGCCAAAGTGGAGCCTCTGGAAGAGACTGACGGCATCGGCCTGACCAAGCTGGCCATCACAGGCAACGGCCCCCAGCTCAAGGCCCCTTCCGGCCCGGTGGATTGCGGTAATTCTGGCACCACCATTCGCCTGCTTTCCGGGATCTTGGCGGGCCAAGCATTCACCACCGAGATGTTCGGGGATGCTTCCCTTTCCAAACGCCCAATGAAGCGTGTGGCCGACCCGCTCCGCCTCATGGGAGCCCAGGTGGAAGGCCAGGGCGAGAAGATCTGCGCCCCCCTCAAAGTCACCGGAGGCTCTTTGCAGGCCATCACTTACACCCTCCCCATGGCGAGTGCTCAGGTGAAATCCGCCATCCTTCTGGCGGGTCTATATGCCCCCGGTAAGACCACCGTTGTCGAGCCTGTGGCCACCCGAAATCACACGGAGCGCATCATGTCTCACTTTGGCATCAAGTGGCTGCGTGAGGGCAATGCCATCTCGGTCTATGGCGGTCAATCCGCCCGCGCGACGGACATCGTCGTGCCGGGAGACATCTCAAGCGCCGCCTTCTGGATGGTGGCTGCCGCCGCCAGTCCCGGCCAGCAGATCACCCTGAAAAACGTCGGCCTCAATCCGACCCGCACAGGTGTGATCAATGTGCTGCTGCGCATGGGCGCTCACATTCACAATTCCGAAGAAACCACCGATGGTGAACCTCGTGGCAATGTCACCGTCAAAGGCGGCGACCTCAACGCCACAGTCATCGGCGGTGCCGAGATCCCCAACGTCATTGACGAACTGCCCATCCTTGCCGTCGCCGCCGCACTGGCCCGTGGCAAAACCCGCATCCAGGATGCGCATGAACTGCGCGTGAAGGAAACGGACCGCATCGCCGCTGTGGCCGAGAATCTGCGGCGCATGGGTGTGACTGTCACCGAATTCGACGATGGCATGGAGATCGAAGGCGGTGCCCAACTTCAGGGTGCCACCATCAGCACCTACCATGACCACCGCATCGCCATGGCCTTTGCCATCGCCGGCTTGTTTGCTGAAGGCGAAACGGTCATCGAAGGCTCCGAGTGCATCGGCACCAGCTACCCTGGTTTCGAGCATGACCTTGCCCTGTTCCTGAAGAACGAAAATGGCGAGACGCCCATCCCGGTAATCTCACGCATCCCCCGTAAAGTAGGCTAA
- a CDS encoding arylsulfatase, whose product MTASFKKLTFAVLALGMTLAASAADKPNFIFILCDDLGYGDVKHLNPEGKIATPNMDRIAKEGMTFTDAHTPSSVCTPTRYGTLTGRYNWRTKLQKGVLGGLSPHLIATDRMTVASMLKGQGYHTAIIGKWHLGMDWKVKDGLNVAELNIESPQQTWSVDFTQPTTHGPNSVGFDHYFGISASLDMVPYCFIENDRVTAQPTEDRAIEIVQGKTEKYTRKGPAAPGFTGYEVLPTFIDKAVAYVGEKSADAKSGKPFFLYLPLASPHTPILPNPEWRGKSGLNQYGDFVMETDAAIGRVLKALDDNGLAENTVIVFTSDNGCSPSANYPELLAKGHNPSAKLRGHKADIYDGGHRVPFLVRWPAKVKPGQTTSQLTCLTDFFATAAHITGATAPETAAEDSFSFLPTLLGESGKPARESLVHHSIQGVFAIREGPWKLALCPGSGGWSEPRPGTEPKDSPHVQLFNMEADLGEQTNLAAQHPEIVTRLTKRLETLVASGRSTPGAPQNNDVPVEIWKKPEATKKGAKSGKANKGKK is encoded by the coding sequence ATGACCGCATCATTCAAAAAACTCACCTTCGCAGTTCTTGCCTTGGGCATGACGCTCGCAGCCTCGGCGGCGGACAAACCCAACTTCATTTTCATCCTCTGTGATGATCTGGGTTATGGAGATGTGAAGCATCTCAATCCTGAGGGTAAAATTGCCACGCCCAACATGGACCGCATCGCCAAGGAAGGCATGACCTTCACCGATGCCCACACCCCTTCCAGCGTCTGCACCCCCACCCGCTACGGCACCCTCACAGGCCGCTACAACTGGCGTACCAAATTGCAAAAGGGCGTCCTGGGCGGACTCAGCCCGCACCTGATTGCCACGGATCGCATGACCGTGGCCTCCATGCTCAAAGGGCAGGGCTACCACACCGCCATCATCGGCAAGTGGCATCTCGGCATGGATTGGAAGGTCAAAGATGGCCTGAACGTGGCGGAACTGAACATTGAATCCCCCCAGCAGACCTGGAGTGTGGATTTCACCCAGCCTACCACCCACGGGCCCAACAGCGTCGGGTTCGACCACTACTTCGGCATCAGCGCCTCCCTAGACATGGTGCCGTACTGCTTCATCGAAAATGACCGCGTCACTGCCCAGCCCACTGAGGATCGCGCCATCGAAATTGTTCAGGGAAAGACTGAAAAATACACCCGCAAGGGCCCTGCTGCCCCCGGTTTTACCGGCTACGAAGTCCTGCCCACATTCATTGACAAAGCCGTCGCCTACGTCGGCGAAAAATCCGCCGATGCGAAGTCAGGAAAACCCTTCTTCCTCTATCTACCCCTTGCCTCCCCGCACACCCCCATCCTGCCCAATCCTGAATGGCGGGGCAAAAGCGGCCTAAATCAATATGGCGACTTCGTGATGGAAACCGATGCCGCCATTGGACGAGTCCTCAAAGCTCTGGATGACAATGGTCTGGCCGAGAACACCGTCATCGTCTTCACCAGCGACAATGGCTGCTCCCCAAGTGCCAATTATCCCGAACTGCTGGCCAAAGGCCACAACCCCAGCGCCAAACTGCGCGGCCATAAAGCCGACATCTATGATGGCGGCCACCGCGTGCCCTTCCTGGTCCGCTGGCCTGCCAAGGTGAAGCCCGGCCAGACAACCAGCCAGCTCACTTGCCTGACGGACTTTTTTGCCACCGCCGCCCACATCACTGGCGCAACTGCTCCGGAAACTGCCGCCGAAGACAGTTTCAGCTTCCTCCCGACCCTTTTGGGTGAAAGCGGCAAACCCGCCCGTGAATCCCTCGTCCATCACAGCATCCAAGGTGTCTTCGCCATCCGCGAGGGTCCCTGGAAGCTCGCTCTCTGCCCAGGCTCCGGCGGCTGGAGCGAACCCCGCCCCGGCACCGAGCCCAAGGACTCGCCACACGTCCAGCTTTTCAATATGGAAGCCGATCTCGGCGAGCAGACCAACCTCGCCGCCCAGCACCCCGAAATCGTCACTCGCCTCACGAAGAGACTGGAAACCCTAGTCGCCAGCGGTCGCAGCACCCCTGGAGCCCCTCAAAACAACGACGTCCCCGTCGAAATCTGGAAAAAGCCCGAAGCGACGAAAAAAGGGGCCAAAAGCGGCAAGGCGAACAAGGGTAAGAAGTGA
- the cmk gene encoding (d)CMP kinase codes for MPTSNVITIDGPAASGKSSVARILAQRLGYIYVNTGNMYRAMTWAVLQTGVDPNDQDAVRNAATGIVVDSPVTEGQTQVSISGRLLSTEDLNSDPVNRGVSLVARVPEVRARLVADQRALAALGPLVMEGRDIGSVVFPESPLKFYIDASEEVRAARRRAQGHTDQVAERDRLDSTRKTSPLVVPEGAVVIDNSHLTLEGAVQAVLDRLPPTE; via the coding sequence ATGCCTACCTCCAACGTGATCACCATTGACGGCCCTGCCGCCTCCGGCAAAAGCAGCGTCGCACGTATCCTGGCCCAGCGGCTGGGCTACATCTACGTGAACACGGGCAACATGTACCGGGCCATGACCTGGGCGGTGCTGCAGACGGGCGTTGATCCGAATGACCAGGACGCCGTGCGAAATGCGGCTACGGGCATCGTCGTAGATTCGCCTGTCACAGAAGGGCAGACGCAGGTGTCCATCAGCGGTCGCCTCCTCTCCACCGAAGACCTCAACAGCGACCCAGTGAATCGCGGAGTCTCTTTGGTCGCCCGGGTGCCGGAAGTGCGCGCACGGCTCGTCGCCGATCAGCGTGCCCTGGCAGCCCTCGGCCCGCTGGTGATGGAAGGCCGCGACATCGGCAGCGTGGTGTTCCCGGAGAGTCCTCTGAAGTTTTATATCGATGCCAGCGAAGAAGTCCGTGCCGCACGTCGCCGTGCGCAGGGGCATACCGATCAGGTCGCGGAGCGGGATCGTCTCGACTCCACCCGCAAGACCTCACCCCTGGTGGTGCCTGAGGGTGCCGTGGTCATTGATAACAGTCACCTCACGCTGGAAGGTGCCGTGCAAGCGGTGCTCGATCGCCTGCCCCCCACTGAGTAA
- the dnaN gene encoding DNA polymerase III subunit beta translates to MKFTISKESLQQAIQQVQHVVSARTTLAILSNVLLRAKNGVLELTTTDLDVGVTCSVAAEVEEEGATTLPARRLATIIRELPAEDIQISVDEKNVASIRSGPSYFKVLGLTSEEFPALPRFDDAREFKIDQQILRDCLKKTSYAISTDETRYVLNGILFSFKNNTLTMVATDGRRLAMVEQELEFPQSQEVDIIVPTKAVNELARLCGDLGEVIIRVTSSQVGFDLGDSLLISKLIDGNYPNYRQVIPGEAKERIALEREVFLKAISRVSLLASEKSNSVKFQFTPGQVEIIASSPDIGEARETIPLNYKGASITIAFNPEFTMAPLRNLSADEVYLHLIDEISPGVLRTGTNFLYVLMPMRVNS, encoded by the coding sequence ATGAAGTTCACGATCAGCAAGGAATCTCTCCAGCAGGCCATTCAGCAAGTGCAGCACGTCGTCAGTGCACGCACCACTCTGGCCATCCTCTCCAACGTCCTGCTCCGCGCCAAAAATGGCGTCCTGGAACTGACCACAACGGACCTGGATGTCGGCGTGACCTGCAGCGTTGCTGCCGAGGTCGAGGAAGAAGGAGCCACCACCCTGCCTGCCCGCCGTCTGGCCACGATCATTCGTGAGCTTCCTGCGGAAGACATCCAGATCAGCGTGGATGAGAAAAACGTGGCTTCCATCCGCAGCGGCCCGTCCTATTTCAAGGTGCTGGGCCTCACCAGCGAGGAATTCCCTGCCCTGCCCCGCTTTGACGACGCCCGTGAATTCAAGATTGATCAGCAGATTCTGCGCGATTGCCTGAAAAAGACATCCTATGCCATCTCGACCGACGAAACTCGTTATGTGCTGAACGGCATCCTTTTCTCCTTCAAAAACAACACTCTGACCATGGTGGCCACGGATGGCCGCCGTCTGGCCATGGTGGAGCAGGAGCTGGAATTCCCCCAGAGCCAGGAAGTGGACATCATCGTCCCGACCAAGGCTGTGAACGAACTTGCCCGCCTTTGCGGCGACTTGGGCGAGGTGATCATCCGCGTGACCAGCAGCCAGGTCGGATTTGATCTGGGCGACAGCCTGCTCATCAGCAAGCTGATCGACGGCAACTATCCAAACTACCGTCAGGTGATCCCAGGCGAGGCCAAGGAGCGCATCGCCTTGGAGCGTGAGGTTTTCCTGAAGGCCATCAGCCGTGTGTCCCTCCTCGCTAGCGAGAAGTCGAACTCGGTGAAGTTCCAGTTCACTCCAGGTCAGGTGGAAATCATCGCCAGCAGCCCGGACATCGGTGAAGCGCGTGAAACCATCCCGCTCAACTACAAGGGAGCCTCCATCACCATCGCCTTCAATCCGGAGTTTACGATGGCCCCGCTGCGCAACCTCAGCGCCGATGAAGTGTATCTTCACTTGATCGATGAAATCAGTCCCGGCGTTCTTCGTACCGGCACCAATTTCCTCTATGTGCTCATGCCCATGCGCGTGAACAGCTAA
- a CDS encoding lysophospholipid acyltransferase family protein, which produces MNLSYRIGHTIFRAVARSFYDFRVIGEENLKLAGPALIVANHVSFLDPPFIGQAFDEPLYFFARKSLFDHPMAGKLLRSWQTIPVDKDKPDASSLKSTIRLLKSGKKILMFPEGTRSLDGKPQKAEAGVGLFIAKSSAPVLPVRIYGSYEAYPRGAKFLRPAQIRLVVGKPYQPDLKAHGQEGRDLYQALADEVMERISELTL; this is translated from the coding sequence ATGAACCTTTCCTACCGTATTGGGCACACCATCTTTCGGGCTGTCGCCCGGAGTTTTTATGACTTTCGGGTCATTGGCGAAGAGAACCTCAAGCTTGCAGGTCCTGCCCTCATCGTGGCCAATCACGTCAGCTTTCTAGACCCACCGTTTATTGGGCAGGCCTTTGATGAGCCCCTGTATTTCTTTGCCCGCAAAAGCCTGTTTGATCACCCTATGGCGGGCAAACTCCTGCGCAGTTGGCAGACCATTCCGGTGGACAAAGACAAGCCCGATGCCTCCAGCCTGAAGTCCACCATCCGTCTTCTGAAGAGCGGTAAAAAGATCCTCATGTTTCCAGAAGGCACGCGTAGCCTGGACGGAAAGCCACAAAAGGCAGAAGCCGGCGTGGGACTCTTCATCGCGAAAAGCAGCGCCCCAGTCCTGCCAGTGCGCATCTATGGCAGCTACGAGGCCTACCCTCGTGGAGCCAAGTTTCTGCGCCCGGCCCAGATTCGCCTCGTCGTCGGCAAACCTTATCAGCCCGATCTCAAGGCGCACGGCCAGGAAGGCCGCGATCTTTATCAGGCCCTGGCCGATGAAGTGATGGAACGCATCAGCGAACTGACCCTGTAA